From Candidatus Methylomirabilis lanthanidiphila:
TACCCCCTCCCGGTCCGGCGATGCCGGTGATGCCCAGCGCCAGATCCGTCCCGGCGGTCTGTCGCATCCCCGCTGCCATCGCCAGCGCGACGGGCCGGCTGACGGCGCCATGCTCTGCGATCAGCTCATGCGGTACGCCAAGCAGGCGCTCCTTGGCGGCGTTGCTGTAGACCACCTCACCGCGAACAAAATAGGCCGAGCTTCCCGGAAGATTGGTCAGCCGGTGACAGACCAGCCCACCGGTGCACGACTCGGCAACGGCAACGGTCGCCTTCGCATCGAGGAATAGCCGCCCCACCACCTCCTCCAGCCGCTCCTCATCCCGACCAAAAAGGAACTGACTCAGCCGCTTGCGAATCGTGTGCTCAAGATCATCAAGCAGTCGGTCGCCCTCCGCCTCCCGCTCGGTCTTCACGGTCAGCCGGATGTGGATCTCGCCCGGGTAGGCCAGCACTCCAATCGTCGGGTTTCGTGAGAGACGGACCAGATCACTGATGGTTTCATCGAGTGCCGATTCCGTGATGCCGCATGCTTTCAGAATACGCGAGCGAATTCGTGTCTTCACACCGAACGCCTCGCACACGCGCGGGATCACCTGCTCGTTCAGCATCGGCCGCATCTCCGAGGGAACCCCCGGCACCGCCGCCACCATTCTTCCGTTCCCCAAGCGAATAACAAAACCGGGGGCGGTCCCGTGAGGATTCGGCAGTACGGCGGCGGCCTCCGGGATCATGGCCTGCCGCTCGTTGTTCGGGGACATGGCGACGGCCCGCTCGGTGAATCGGCGACGGATCGACTCCAAGACCGCCTGATCGAGAATCAACGGTCGATCCAGCTCGGCAGCGATGGCCCGACAGGTCAGATCGTCCTCTGTGGGACCAAGGCCGCCTGTCGTAATCACGACCTCGGATCGCGACAGCGCCACGCGCAGCGCCTCCCTGATTCGAGCATCGTGATCGCCGACCGTGCTCTTCCAATAGACCTCGATCCCCGCCGCCGCAAGCTGTTCGCCAATGTAGGCGGCGTTGGTATCGATGGTCTGTCCCAACAGCAACTCGGTCCCAATCGTGAGGATCTCAGCCCGCACCTCCCGATCCACAACATGGCCCTCCTCAGGTGACCGGTCCCGCGGCTGCCATCAGCCCCCTAGTTCTGTTGCGCTCAGCATCCTTGCCCTGAGCCGGTCGAAGATCGCGGCAGATCGCACGATTTGGACATCGAAGTCTGATTACCACCGGCAGCCTTCGCGCAATACAGCGCCTGATCCGCCGCCCGAACCAAGTCTTCCACCTTGCGCATGTCCGGTCCCAGGCATGCCACGCCGACGCTCACGGTGAGCCTGTTGTTATCAGACCCTTGTCCACCCACAGACTCGCGCCCCAACACGGCTCGGATTCGTTCCGCCTGCATCCAAGCCCGCCGCGGATCGGTTTCCGGGAGGATGATGCCGAACTCGTCTCCACCGTATCGTGCGACAATGTCGGCACCCCTCGTACTGTTTCTTAACCGGGCAGCAACTGAACGAAGGGCTGCATCGCCGGCCAGGTGACCATGAAGGTCGTTATACTGCTTAAAGAGATCGATATCCAGCATGATCAGCGAGAGCGGGTGACCGTAGCGCCGATTCCGCCGCACCTCCTGCTCGAGTTGGCTATAAAAGTGGCGATGGTTAAACAGACCTGTCAACTCATCGGTTATTGCCAGCCGATGGACCTCCTGAAACAGCCGACCGGTTTCGATGGCGATAGCCAACTGTTCGGTGAGCGGCAGCAGGAGATCGATCTCCCGCTCCCCATAACAGTGAGGTATCATGCTGTCCAGGCAGACGCCCCCGATCGCCTCCCCCTTCGCGATCAGCGGCACACGGATGCAGGATCGGATTCCCGCCTCGAACAACACCGCATCCTCCGCGAACTGCTTCGATGCCTCCAGATCTTGTTCGATATGAGGACGTCGCTGCGACATGACCCACCCGACGCCGGTACCTTCCCCCAGAACATGGGGGCCTTCAGGCCACCCGGTGGGAAGCCGGTCGGACGCCAGCCGGAGC
This genomic window contains:
- the cinA gene encoding Putative competence-damage inducible protein, giving the protein MDREVRAEILTIGTELLLGQTIDTNAAYIGEQLAAAGIEVYWKSTVGDHDARIREALRVALSRSEVVITTGGLGPTEDDLTCRAIAAELDRPLILDQAVLESIRRRFTERAVAMSPNNERQAMIPEAAAVLPNPHGTAPGFVIRLGNGRMVAAVPGVPSEMRPMLNEQVIPRVCEAFGVKTRIRSRILKACGITESALDETISDLVRLSRNPTIGVLAYPGEIHIRLTVKTEREAEGDRLLDDLEHTIRKRLSQFLFGRDEERLEEVVGRLFLDAKATVAVAESCTGGLVCHRLTNLPGSSAYFVRGEVVYSNAAKERLLGVPHELIAEHGAVSRPVALAMAAGMRQTAGTDLALGITGIAGPGGGTTTKPVGLTYIALASDDGVTCREYRFLADRDTNKLLASQRALDILRRHLLSHQHAGQN
- a CDS encoding Histidine kinase, with product MPERRQGENRTILIIGDDVDSTLDLRELLVRRGFVVLHVSSKAEAMDAFAAGRADLVMLNAESYIALQQRADRLAAVHRLTGVIGASLDLDEVYQTFATEVGRLIRYDRMALVLQNDAGREFRVLRLASDRLPTGWPEGPHVLGEGTGVGWVMSQRRPHIEQDLEASKQFAEDAVLFEAGIRSCIRVPLIAKGEAIGGVCLDSMIPHCYGEREIDLLLPLTEQLAIAIETGRLFQEVHRLAITDELTGLFNHRHFYSQLEQEVRRNRRYGHPLSLIMLDIDLFKQYNDLHGHLAGDAALRSVAARLRNSTRGADIVARYGGDEFGIILPETDPRRAWMQAERIRAVLGRESVGGQGSDNNRLTVSVGVACLGPDMRKVEDLVRAADQALYCAKAAGGNQTSMSKSCDLPRSSTGSGQGC